The following are encoded in a window of Fusarium verticillioides 7600 chromosome 6, whole genome shotgun sequence genomic DNA:
- a CDS encoding pirin (iron-binding nuclear protein) translates to MFRVSSLIAIFVAAISILIIIIYPSNYFTHIQQLTTNIFTNKTTTITSTTQSQMNAAKNMSKSLRHAKITPHRSSSRGHSDHGWLNTYHSFSFADWYDPRFSHFGSLRVLNEDRVKANSGFPTHPHRDFEIFSYILSGELTHRDSMLTKGKEGGQSDKFYRMHRGDVQFTTGGTGIAHSEFNEHKSDTVHFLQIWATPWKRGLTPRYHTRHFSDESKRQGFVKILSPLKGGEEATAQQEKDAEPVIPDTIPIHADFVMAAGIIEPSKKFEWTVGGGATEQTKRKVYVHVPMTKGGKAKIRLDGREDSEIQEGDGAFIDGVNAGDRLAVESIGEAEAEVVVLDTA, encoded by the coding sequence ATGTTTCGCGTCAGTTCCTTGATTGCGATTTTCGTCGCTGCAatttccatcctcatcatcatcatctatcCAAGCAACTACTTCACTCACATTCAACAACTCACAACAAACATTTTCACAAACAAAACCACAACAATTACTTCGACTACTCAGAGTCAAATGAACGCTGCAAAGAACATGTCCAAGTCTCTCCGTCACGCAAAGATCACTCCTCATCGCTCCAGCAGCCGAGGTCACAGTGatcatggctggctgaacACTTACCATAGTTTTTCTTTTGCCGACTGGTATGACCCGAGGTTCAGTCACTTTGGATCTCTTCGCGTTCTCAATGAGGACCGAGTAAAGGCCAACTCGGGTTTCCCTACTCACCCTCACCGGGACTTTGAGATCTTCAGCTACATCCTATCCGGAGAGCTCACACACCGAGACTCAATGCTcaccaagggcaaggaagGAGGACAATCTGACAAGTTCTACCGCATGCATCGTGGCGATGTCCAGTTTACCACTGGTGGAACTGGCATTGCCCACTCGGAATTCAACGAACACAAGTCAGACACAGTCCACTTTCTTCAGATCTGGGCCACTCCCTGGAAGCGTGGTCTTACCCCTCGATACCACACCCGTCACTTCAGCGATGAGTCCAAGAGGCAGGGCTTTGTCAAGATCCTGAGCCCTCTCAAGGGAGGCGAGGAAGCTACAGCCCAGCAGGAGAAGGACGCTGAGCCTGTCATCCCCGACACTATTCCCATCCACGCTGACTTTGTCATGGCCGCTGGTATCATCGAGCCAAGTAAAAAGTTTGAGTGGACCGTCGGTGGAGGCGCTACTGAGCAAACAAAGAGAAAGGTCTATGTGCATGTGCCCATGACCAAGGGTGGAAAGGCCAAGATCCGTCTAGATGGGCGGGAGGATTCAGAGATTCAAGAAGGTGATGGTGCCTTCATTGATGGTGTCAATGCCGGTGATAGGCTCGCCGTTGAGAGCATTGGtgaggccgaggccgaggttGTCGTTCTTGATACAGCTTAA